One window of the Choristoneura fumiferana chromosome 18, NRCan_CFum_1, whole genome shotgun sequence genome contains the following:
- the LOC141438094 gene encoding uncharacterized protein: MVKLTGVEEQPAMERWRRIPQAFQGPRARSHHLWGSRFGRQREEMKLRLSPTSLSQLEEMVETMVSVIEKHSPKSAAHYQMVMQLLRDEHNLTFAMVGDNCPGSYDPDELDAPER, from the exons ATGGTGAAGTTAACAGGTGTTGAGGAGCAACCGGCGATGGAAAGGTGGCGAAGAATTCCCCAA GCGTTCCAAGGTCCTCGTGCTCGTAGTCATCATCTATGGGGATCCCGCTTCGGCCGGCAGCGGGAAGAGATGAAATTGCGGCTGTCACCTACCTCGCTTAGTCAGCTGGAAGAAATGGTCGAGACAATGGTCTCAGTAATTGAGAAACATTCGCCAAAAAGTGCTGCACACTACCAAATGGTGATGCAGCTGCTGCGAGACGAGCATAATCTT aCCTTTGCCATGGTGGGTGATAATTGCCCTGGCTCCTACGATCCTGATGAGCTCGACGCACCGGAGCGATGA